AGGCCGTGCGGGTGACGCGGCGGCACGGGAAAATAAAGCCGGGCTGCGCAGCAAGCTTGATTTTGACGAGGCGCAGCAACGTATCCTTGCCGGCGCCGCTTGGGCCGACGAGACAGACGAACATGCCGGCGCTTTGCGGCAAGAGGAAAATGCCTCCTGAAAATCCAAAAGATTTTTGCGTCAAAACGGCGCGATGCGCCAGCGCTGTCTCAAGTCGGCCAGCGTCGCCAGCGCCCTCTCACTACGACTTTATTCACTTTTTTCGAGCATATTGTACCGAGCAATTCACCCCCGCCGCAGGCACGCGGCATTTTCATTCAGGTGATTTCATGGACGAGCCGCATGCAGACAAAACCCAACGGCGCGAACTGATCGCCTTTCGCATCGGCGCGCAGGAATTTTGCGTGAATATCATGTCGGTGCGCGAAATCCGCGGCTTTACGCCTGCGACCGCACTGCCGCGTGCGCCGAGCTTTGTGTGCGGCGTCATCAACCTGCGCGGCGCGGTGCTGCCGATCGTCGATCTCGCGGCCCGGCTCGGCTTCCCGGCCACTGATCCGACGGTGCGCCACGTCATCATGGTCGTTCAAGTCGAGCGTCAGGTCGTCGGCCTGCTTGTCGATGCCGTGCTCGATATTCTGACGGTCGCCGACACCGACATTCAGCCGACCCCTGATGTCGCCTCCGAGATGGCTAAATTATTCACCCGCGGCGTGCTCGCGATCGACGGGCGCATGATCAGCTGGATCGCGCTGGAGCATGTTCTGCCCGCCGTGGCGAGCGAAGCGGCCTAAAGCGAAACATTTTTAAAAGTCGCGCGGCTTCCGGCCAGCGCGCCTTCTCGCCTGTGGAGCGATTGTCTTTGCGGCGCGTCTGCGTCATATGGCCGATCGATTCCAATCATGTTGGCGCGGGATTTAGCGGAACTGCACCGCTTTTCGTATCCGCTCCGGCGAGGACGGCGATGACTCTTGCCGCTTCGGCACCAACCGATAGATCTGGCGAAAAGCCCGACCCAGTTGGCATAATCGCGCGCTGGCGTGGTCTGGTCCGGCGCAGCGAACCGGCGCTGATCATTCTGGCGATCGCCACGGGTCTCGTGGCAGCGGTGCTGGTGGCGCTGACCTCCGACGCTGTCCAGTTGCTCCACCAGATCTGTTTCGGCGTTCCGGCCGATGTGCGCCTCAGCGGCGAGTCGCATTTACATGCGCCCTATCTCGTCATCGTGCCGGCGATCGGCGGCGCGATCCTTGGCCTCACGGGTATCTTCATCAAACGCTGGCGACCGCGCCGGCCGGTCGATCCCATCGAGGCGAACGCGCTGCACGGCGGCCGCATGTCGCTCATCGACAGCAGCCTCATCGCTCTGCAGACGGTGGTGTCTTGCGGCTTCGGCGCCTCGGTTGGGCTTGAGGCCGGCTATACGCAAATCGGTTCGGGTTTCGGGTCGCTGTTCGGCACGACGTTCCGAATGCGCCGCAGCGACATGCGTACGCTCGTGGGCTGCGGCGCGGCAGGCGCCATCGCCGCGGCGTTTCAGGCGCCGTTGACGGGCGCCTTCTACGGTTTCGAACTGATCATCGGCACTTACACGTCGTTCGGTCTTGTGCCGGTCATTGCCGCTTCCATCAGCGCGGTGCTCGCGTCGCGCGCGCTTGGCATCGACGCGAATTTCGTCGGCCATTTCGTGCCAGCGCGACATGTGACGCCGTTCGATCTCGTCGCTTTTTTGAGTCTCGCGGTGGCATGCGCAGCGGTCGGCATCGGTGTCATGCGTGGCGTGACCTTCGTCGAAAGCCTGTTCAAACGCAGCCGTGTCCCCGCGGCCGCTCAACCAATCGCCGGGGGACTTCTCGTCGGCGTTCTGGCCCTGGCGTCGCCGCATGTTTTAGCGTCGGGGCATGGCGCGCTTGCGTCGCTTTTTCAAACCAATGGGCCGGGTCTTGCGCTGCTGATCGCGATCGTGACGCTGAAATCGATTGCCTCTGCCATTTCGATCGGCTCCGGTTTTCGCGGCGGCCTGTTCTTCGCCTCGCTCTATCTCGGCGGCCTGATGGGCAAGATCGCGTGCGCGCTTGTGCTCCTGCTCGTACCCGCCGTGGCGCCCGATGCCTCTACCTATATCATCGTCGGCATGGCGGCGCTGGCCGTCGCCATCATCGGCGCGCCGCTGACTATGAGCTTCCTTGCGCTCGAGACGACGGGGGACTTCTCGCTGGCGCTGGTGGTTCTGACAATTGCCGCGCTTGTCTCTGTCGTCGTGCGCCGGACGTTCGGCTATTCCTTCGCGACATGGCGGCTGCATTTACGCGGCGAATCGATCCGCAGTGCCCAGGATGTCGGCTGGATGCGCGCGCTGACCGTGCGCGAACTGATGCGGACCGATCTGCACGTCACGCCCGCAAGCCAAAATCTGAAGGACTTCAAAAAGCAATTCGCTCTTGGTTCGACGAATTGGGTCGCCGGAATCGATGCGGCCGGCCATTATGCCGGTCTCATCAATGTTGCCGACGCCCATCTCGCAGATGTCGAGGTTGAAGCCGGCCCTCCGCGGCTGCCTCAGCTTCTGCGTGAACCGGAGACGGTTTTGCGGCCGGAATTGAATATCAAGGAAGCGGCCGATCTTTTCGATCGCACGCAAAGCGAAGCGCTCGCCGTCATCGACAGTGACAGCAAACCGATTGGGCTTTTGACCGAGGCCCATGTCTTGCGCCGTTATACGGAAGAATTGGAGCGGGCGCGTCGCGAACTTGTCGGCGAGCAATGGCTCGGCGAAAGCTAGAGCATCGAATCGAAAAATGCCTTGCGATCTCGCTGTTGCGATAGATCGCTAGCGATGCTGGTTTTCGGATGAATTCGATGCGATCGTAAAAACTTAAACAGGCCGGGCGATTCAGGATGAAGATACACCACTCTAGCGCACGGCGGCGAGATAGACCGATAATGTCAGGACCGAGAGCAAGGTCGAGATGAGAATGACGCGCGAGGTCGTCGTCGCCTCGCGCTGGTAGAATTCCGCCAGCATGAATGAACCCGTTCCGGTCGGCAGCGCCGCAATCAATACTGCGGCATGCGTCTCGAAGGCCGCGAGATGAAAGACGAAAGCCGCCAGCATCCAGGTCAGAAAAGGCTGCAACAGAAGTTTGACGGCGGTGAGGGCGGCGGTCACGCCGGAGCGGCTTTCGCTCGCCGCGCGCTTTTCGGCGAGAAACAGACCCAGCCCGACAAGCGCGCAGGGGGCGGCCGATTCGCCCAATAATTTTACGAAAGCCTCGACCGGCTGCGGCAGACCGAAACCGGCAAGCCGGATGATTGCGGCGAGGGCAGGCGAAAAGATCAGCGGATTGCGCGCCAGCGTGCCGGCGACACGGAGCACCAGCTTCAGCCGGTTTAGCTCCTTCTGCAGGCCGATCTCGATCAGCACGATCCCGAGCGCGAAGATGAGACAAACGGTCAGGATCGTCGCAATGAGAACGGGCGCCTGCGACGCCGCGCCAAAGGCAGCAAGCGCGAGCGGAAAGCCCATGTAGCCCGTGTTGGCATAAGCGCCGTTCAAACCATCGACCGCTGCATCGGCGAGCGCGCTTCCCTGGCGGAGCCGGACGGCGATCGTCAGCGCGAAGCAGACCAGGGCCGCCAGCCCAAAGGCTGCGATGAATCCCGGTTGCCAGATTTCGCGCCCGTCCGCACGTGCGATGACGTCGAAGAGCAGCGCGGGGAGCGCGAGATAGACGACATAACGATTGAGTTCGCTCGTCGCCGCCGGTCCGAGGAGTTCGAGGCGTCGCGCCAGCCAGCCGGCAAAGATCACCGCAAAAATGGGCAGGACGACCGAGAGGGTCGAGAGCATGTGGGGCCGCATTGAATATTGAAAACGGCGCCTTCGCATTCTTTGCAGCCGCCTGACCCTCTCCAATCAGACGAAGGCGGAAAGATCAAATGGCGGTGTGGGAAGACGGCGCGGCCAGAGAGTCGGGGGTCGCGTCAAACCTTTGTCATAAAAGGTCTATGTCTAATCCGCTCATCGGTTTCGGGGGATCAGGTATGAGTGGAATGAGAGCCGCCGCGCTGACGTGTGCCGCGCTGGGTTTTGCGACGCAGGCGTTGATCCCCGCGCGGGCCGCCGGTCTCGATCAAATCGAGACCATCGTCGTGCTCTACGCCGAGAATCGCAGCTTCGATGCCCTCTATGGCGAATTTCCCGGTGCCAATGGTCTTACCCATCTCGCCCCCGCGCAATTCCAGCAACACGACCGCGACGGCAAGCTCTTGCCTTCACTCCCCCCAGTCTGGGGTGGTCTCACCGGCAAGCATGTGACGCCGCTGATCCCACAGGATAAGACGGCAGGCCTGCCGAACGCGCCATTCGCCATCGACGATCCAAAGGGTTTCAACCTGCCGCTTGGCGTGAAGACCCGCGATCTCGTGCATCGTTTCTATCAGAATCAGATGCAGATCGACGGCGGCAAGAACGACCTTTTTGCCGCCTATAGCGACGCCGGCGGCCTCGTCATGGGCCATTATGACGGATCGCATCTGCCGCTCTGGCGGATCGCCAAAAAATACGTGCTGGCGGACAATTTTTTCATGGGCGGCTTCGGCGGCTCGTTTCTCAATCATTTCGAACTGATCTGCGCTTGCGCGCCCGTCTATCCGAATGCCAGCCGAAGCCCGGCCAAGACTCAGATTTCTGTCGTCGACGCGGACGGTGTTGCGTTGAAACTGGCATCGGATTCGCCCGCCTCCGCGCTCAACGGATCGCCGAAATTCGTCAATGACGGCGCGCTGACGCCGGATTTTTATGCGATCAACACCATGCAGCCGGCCTATCAGCCGAGCGGCAATCCGGCGCCGGCGGGCACCGATCCGGCTCTCTCCGATCCCGCCTCCCCCACGACGCTGCCGCCCCAAATAGAAACGACGATCGGCGATCTCCTCGATGACAAGGGGATCGACTGGGCCTGGTATGCTGGCGGCTGGGGTGCGGCGCTCGCCGCCAAGGACCCGAAGACCGTGAAGGCGCTGATCTTCCATCATCAGCCGTTCGACTATTTCAAATTCCTCGCGCCGGGCACGAAGGCGCGCACGGCGCATCTGCGCGACGCGGGCCTGAGCGGCGAACTTCTGGTCGCGGATATCGACGCCGGCCATCTGCCGCCGGTGACGTTCTACAAGCCGCCGGGCAATCTCGACGAGCATCCGGGCTATGCTGACGTGCTCTCGGGGGATGCGCATCTCGCCGATCTCGTCGCGCATCTGGAGAAAAGCCCGCAATGGCCGCATATGGTCGTGGTCATCACCTATGATGAGAACGGCGGCTTCTGGGATCATGTCGCACCGCCGAAGGGTGACCGCTTCGGCCCCGGCACGCGGGTGCCCACGCTGATCATTTCGCCTTTCGCCCGGCGCGGCCTCGTCGATCACACGCTTTACGACACGACCTCGATCCTGCGTCTGATTACAAGGCGCTTCGGCCTGCCGGAACTGGCGGGACTGAAGGTCCGCGACGCGGCGATGGCGGGCGAGCCAAAACTCGGCGATCTCACGCCGGCGCTGGATCTGACGGGGAAGTGAGGCGCCGACTCAGGCCGGCTCGGCGAGATTGGCGAGTTTGATCGTCGCGCCCTGGTTTTGTGCGACCCTGATGTTCTCGAAGAACTGCCGCGCGCTTTCCTTCCAGGTGAACTTCGCAGCGTATCTGCTGCAATGTTCGCGCGAGATGTCGAGCGCGCGGAGCGCCGCCTCGCGCAGATCGTGGCTGAGCACGCCGGTGCCCGAATCGCCGATCACGTCGAGCGGACCTGTGACCGGGAAGGCCGCGACCGGAACCCCTGAAGCAAGGGCTTCGAGCAGAACGATACCGAACGTGTCGGTGCGGCTCGGGAAGACGAAGACATCGGCCGAGGAATAGACCTGCGCCAGACTTTCGCCGCTGCGCACGCCGAGAAAATGAGCGTCGGGATAAGTCGCGGCGAGGCGCGTCTGCAGTGGCCCATCGCCGACGACGACCTTCGAGCCGGGCAGGTCGAGCTTGAGGAAAGCCTCGATATTCTTTTCGACCGCAAGGCGGCCGACGAAGAGGAAGATGGGGCGCGGCAACCCCGCCAACGCATCCTCCGGCCGAGGCCGGAATAAGGTGCCGTCTACACCGCGCGACCAACGCATCAAATTGCGAAAGCCGCGGCCGGCGAGGATATTCTCCAGGCTCTGCGAGCTGACCATCGTGCCCGCGGCGGCGCTGTGAA
This Methylovirgula sp. DNA region includes the following protein-coding sequences:
- a CDS encoding AEC family transporter, with the translated sequence MLSTLSVVLPIFAVIFAGWLARRLELLGPAATSELNRYVVYLALPALLFDVIARADGREIWQPGFIAAFGLAALVCFALTIAVRLRQGSALADAAVDGLNGAYANTGYMGFPLALAAFGAASQAPVLIATILTVCLIFALGIVLIEIGLQKELNRLKLVLRVAGTLARNPLIFSPALAAIIRLAGFGLPQPVEAFVKLLGESAAPCALVGLGLFLAEKRAASESRSGVTAALTAVKLLLQPFLTWMLAAFVFHLAAFETHAAVLIAALPTGTGSFMLAEFYQREATTTSRVILISTLLSVLTLSVYLAAVR
- a CDS encoding glycosyltransferase family 1 protein, with protein sequence MTKLLIATDAWGPQINGVVRSLENIAAHAANFGVDVRFLTPADFWTLPLPGYREIRLALANPRKVAGFFAEFNPDFIHIATEGPIGLATRRACLHGKRTFTTSYHTRFPEYVAARLPVPMRVSYAALRRFHSAAAGTMVSSQSLENILAGRGFRNLMRWSRGVDGTLFRPRPEDALAGLPRPIFLFVGRLAVEKNIEAFLKLDLPGSKVVVGDGPLQTRLAATYPDAHFLGVRSGESLAQVYSSADVFVFPSRTDTFGIVLLEALASGVPVAAFPVTGPLDVIGDSGTGVLSHDLREAALRALDISREHCSRYAAKFTWKESARQFFENIRVAQNQGATIKLANLAEPA
- a CDS encoding chloride channel protein encodes the protein MTLAASAPTDRSGEKPDPVGIIARWRGLVRRSEPALIILAIATGLVAAVLVALTSDAVQLLHQICFGVPADVRLSGESHLHAPYLVIVPAIGGAILGLTGIFIKRWRPRRPVDPIEANALHGGRMSLIDSSLIALQTVVSCGFGASVGLEAGYTQIGSGFGSLFGTTFRMRRSDMRTLVGCGAAGAIAAAFQAPLTGAFYGFELIIGTYTSFGLVPVIAASISAVLASRALGIDANFVGHFVPARHVTPFDLVAFLSLAVACAAVGIGVMRGVTFVESLFKRSRVPAAAQPIAGGLLVGVLALASPHVLASGHGALASLFQTNGPGLALLIAIVTLKSIASAISIGSGFRGGLFFASLYLGGLMGKIACALVLLLVPAVAPDASTYIIVGMAALAVAIIGAPLTMSFLALETTGDFSLALVVLTIAALVSVVVRRTFGYSFATWRLHLRGESIRSAQDVGWMRALTVRELMRTDLHVTPASQNLKDFKKQFALGSTNWVAGIDAAGHYAGLINVADAHLADVEVEAGPPRLPQLLREPETVLRPELNIKEAADLFDRTQSEALAVIDSDSKPIGLLTEAHVLRRYTEELERARRELVGEQWLGES
- a CDS encoding chemotaxis protein CheW, yielding MDEPHADKTQRRELIAFRIGAQEFCVNIMSVREIRGFTPATALPRAPSFVCGVINLRGAVLPIVDLAARLGFPATDPTVRHVIMVVQVERQVVGLLVDAVLDILTVADTDIQPTPDVASEMAKLFTRGVLAIDGRMISWIALEHVLPAVASEAA
- the acpA gene encoding acid phosphatase, with product MSGMRAAALTCAALGFATQALIPARAAGLDQIETIVVLYAENRSFDALYGEFPGANGLTHLAPAQFQQHDRDGKLLPSLPPVWGGLTGKHVTPLIPQDKTAGLPNAPFAIDDPKGFNLPLGVKTRDLVHRFYQNQMQIDGGKNDLFAAYSDAGGLVMGHYDGSHLPLWRIAKKYVLADNFFMGGFGGSFLNHFELICACAPVYPNASRSPAKTQISVVDADGVALKLASDSPASALNGSPKFVNDGALTPDFYAINTMQPAYQPSGNPAPAGTDPALSDPASPTTLPPQIETTIGDLLDDKGIDWAWYAGGWGAALAAKDPKTVKALIFHHQPFDYFKFLAPGTKARTAHLRDAGLSGELLVADIDAGHLPPVTFYKPPGNLDEHPGYADVLSGDAHLADLVAHLEKSPQWPHMVVVITYDENGGFWDHVAPPKGDRFGPGTRVPTLIISPFARRGLVDHTLYDTTSILRLITRRFGLPELAGLKVRDAAMAGEPKLGDLTPALDLTGK